Proteins co-encoded in one Anguilla anguilla isolate fAngAng1 chromosome 16, fAngAng1.pri, whole genome shotgun sequence genomic window:
- the LOC118214840 gene encoding ADM-like produces MRLLVQSVLCWCLLATVASGVESAKLGLSTEMKRRLNIWLQNRSRRDLSSTSAADKADSTQFIRAEDVRDTFIPHSSTDLSVRVRRSKNSVSSARRPGCSLGTCTVHDLAHRIHQLNNKLKVGSAPMDKISPLGYGRRRRSLPRLQDVPRPAWRTVRGLDALLQRT; encoded by the exons ATGAGACTTCTTGTCCAGTCAGTGCTGTGCTGGTGCCTACTGGCTACTGTCGCTTCTGGAGTGGAGAGTGCAAAACTGGGCTTGAGCACGGAGATGAAAAGGAG GTTGAACATCTGGCTGCAGAACAGAAGTAGAAGAGATTTAAGCAGCACATCTGCAGCTGACAAGGCAGACTCAACACAGTTCATAAGAGCAGAAGATGTCAGAGACACCTTCATTCCCCATTCCAG cACAGACCTCAGCGTGCGGGTGCGGAGGTCGAAGAACTCTGTGAGCTCAGCACGGAGGCCGGGCTGCTCCCTGGGCACCTGCACGGTGCATGACCTGGCACACAGAATCCACCAGCTCAACAACAAGCTGAAGGTTGGCAGCGCCCCCATGGATAAGATCAGCCCGCTGGGGTACGGAAGGAGAAGACGCTCTCTGCCCAGACTCCAGGACGTCCCGCGGCCAGCCTGGAGGACGGTGCGCGGGCTGGACGCACTCCTGCAAAGGACATGA